From Anopheles arabiensis isolate DONGOLA chromosome 3, AaraD3, whole genome shotgun sequence, a single genomic window includes:
- the LOC120902727 gene encoding actin-related protein 8 produces the protein MSTVKDQSEHQNHAQNIIVIHPGSHYLRIGRASDVNPVRILHAIARRRKPGGETHRDGLLPPVVEKTKELLQELEDGRLQITHTLQSCVQSNGQRRYATPPQQIAAFNRRSQPEVLPDGQTDWCDKDGRDVVIGEDVLQLNPNGEYNVHFPIRRGELNLHAGVGGSLFAVMSDLQSIWEHVLHTRLEIKPSDMKHYRAVLVIPDIYNRAHLREYVTLLLNQIGFGCCFLVQDHVAATFGAGLGYACVVDVGDGKTSVSCVEDGISHPNTRVRFDYGGADVTQVFYWLLQKCAFPYRECNEQMPLDGVLLRRLKEDFGHVNLDVCGSVEKSFTVQHPATPKRHYTLQVGDEAMVAPLSIFYTELLAITGANRTAPKTQNRCSSQPHPEDCFDAEYIRETGRRNKDNLEQSAIDSGALANTDAPDEDLVVDGLEQEREAKSNDRDYLLPGGQLVGLDQAVIQSIERCPTDELKRKMYSCILIVGGGIKFAGIASWLQSQLARKIPAAYRSEQSIVSSPKDMDPEITSWKGAAVMSCLESVVELWLTEPEWTRYGLRILREKAVFMW, from the exons ATGTCCACCGTAAAAGATCAATCAGAA CACCAAAACCATGCCCAAAACATAATTGTAATCCATCCCGGCTCGCACTACCTGCGTATCGGGCGTGCATCGGACGTGAATCCGGTGAGAATTCTGCACGCGATCGCACGACGCCGCAAACCGGGTGGAGAAACGCACCGGGACGGTTTGCTGCCGCCGGTGGTGGAGAAAACGAAAGAACTGCTGCAGGAGCTGGAAGATGGCCGGTTACAGATAACGCACACCCTGCAGTCCTGCGTGCAATCGAACGGACAGCGTCGGTATGCTACACCGCCCCAGCAGATTGCCGCCTTTAATCGACGCTCCCAGCCGGAAGTGTTACCGGACGGTCAAACGGACTGGTGCGATAAGGACGGACGGGATGTGGTGATAGGGGAGGACGTACTGCAGCTCAATCCCAACGGAGAGTACAATGTGCACTTCCCGATTCGACGCGGTGAGCTGAATCTGCACGCCGGTGTCGGTGGATCACTGTTTGCGGTCATGTCGGATCTGCAGAGTATATGGGAGCACGTGCTGCATACGCGTCTCGAGATCAAGCCGAGCGATATGAAACACTACCGGGCGGTGCTGGTAATTCCGGACATTTACAACCGTGCTCACCTGAgagagtacgtgacgctgctGTTGAATCAGATCGGGTTCGGGTGCTGCTTCTTGGTGCAGGATCACGTAGCGGCCACCTTCGGTGCGGGGCTCGGGTACGCGTGCGTTGTCGATGTTGGGGACGGGAAGACTTCCGTGTCGTGCGTGGAGGATGGCATTTCACATCCCAACACTCGCGTCCGGTTCGACTATGGTGGAGCGGACGTAACGCAAGTGTTTTACTGGTTGCTGCAAAAGTGTGCGTTTCCTTATCGGGAGTGCAACGAGCAAATGCCACTGGATGGTGTGTTGTTGCGTCGCCTGAAGGAAGACTTTGGGCATGTCAATCTGGACGTGTGTGGTTCGGTGGAGAAATCGTTCACGGTTCAGCATCCGGCAACGCCGAAGCGTCACTACACGCTGCAAGTAGGCGACGAGGCGATGGTTGCTCCGTTAAGCATTTTTTACACCGAGCTGCTCGCAATAACGGGCGCAAATCGGACCGCGCCGAAGACACAGAACAGATGCTCATCGCAACCCCATCCGGAAGATTGTTTCGATGCGGAATATATCAGGGAAACGGGG CGTCGCAATAAAGACAATCTGGAACAATCGGCGATCGATAGTGGAGCGCTGGCAAACACGGACGCGCCCGATGAGGATCTCGTGGTGGATGGGTTGGAGCAGGAGCGCGAAGCAAAATCCAATGATCGAGATTATCTGCTCCCCGGTGGACAGCTGGTCGGACTAGATCAAGCGGTTATTCAAAGTATCGAGCGATGCC CAACCGACGAACTGAAGCGTAAAATGTACAGTTGCATTCTAATCGTTGGCGGAGGAATTAAATTCGCTGGCATCGCCAGCTGGCTGCAGAGTCAGCTGGCACGTAAAATTCCCGCCGCCTATCGGTCGGAGCAGAGCATTGTGTCGAGCCCGAAGGATATGGATCCGGAGATTACGAGCTGGAAGGGTGCTGCGGTAATGTCCTGTTTGGAAAGTGTCGTCGAGCTGTGGCTAACGGAACCCGAATGGACGCGGTACGGTTTGCGTATTTTGCGCGAGAAAGCCGTTTTCATGTGGTAG
- the LOC120905140 gene encoding succinate dehydrogenase cytochrome b560 subunit, mitochondrial-like has product MAASLLLRNACRRTLLQGYQSTNAALSLLAARTIVLKPVQADVRPGESHDDRNARLKRPQSPHLTIYSFQLTSMLSITHRFTGLALTGYITALGLGALAMPHDATHYLTMLEGLSAPTLIALKFTMAYPFAYHTVNGVRHLFWDMGKFLTIKEVYTTGYTMLGVSGVLAGLLTAL; this is encoded by the exons ATGGCCGCTTCTCTCCTGCTGAG GAACGCTTGCCGCCGTACGCTGCTGCAGGGCTACCAGAGCACCAATGCCGCGCTGTCCCTGCTAGCCGCCCGTACGATCGTCCTGAAACCGGTGCAGGCGGACGTCCGTCCCGGGGAGTCGCACGATGACCGAAACGCACGACTGAAGCGTCCCCAGTCTCCCCATCTGACCATCTACAGCTTCCAGCTGACGAGCATGCTGTCGATTACGCACCGTTTCACCGGTCTGGCCCTGACCGGATACATAACCGCGCTCGGACTGGGCGCGCTTGCCATGCCCCACGATGCCACCCACTATCTGACGATGCTGGAGGGGCTCAGCGCACCGACGCTAATTGCGCTCAAGTTCACCATGGCCTACCCGTTCGCGTACCACACGGTCAACGGTGTGCGCCATCTGTTCTGGGATATGGGCAAGTTCCTGACGATCAAGGAGGTGTACACCACCGGCTACACGATGCTGGGCGTGTCCGGTGTGCTGGCTGGACTGCTGACCGCACTGTAA